A genome region from Pirellulales bacterium includes the following:
- a CDS encoding Dabb family protein translates to MKKTVAVLSVLSVLVCLSYAWGAAVAANSAGKNSTLLSHSVYFALKEPSDDARQQLVAACKEHLSQHPGLVFFSAGTLCDEIKSGLNDREFDVVALMVFSDHAAFHAYADSASHKKFVAENLTKFKGVRVFDADVERVAVPDDAKAAK, encoded by the coding sequence ATGAAAAAAACTGTTGCGGTCCTTTCCGTCCTGTCGGTGTTGGTCTGCTTGAGCTATGCGTGGGGTGCGGCCGTCGCGGCGAATTCCGCCGGCAAGAACTCTACGCTGTTGTCACACAGCGTATACTTCGCGCTGAAGGAGCCATCCGATGACGCGCGCCAGCAGCTAGTGGCCGCTTGCAAAGAGCACCTGTCGCAGCATCCGGGCCTTGTCTTTTTCTCGGCCGGCACGTTGTGCGACGAGATCAAGAGCGGCTTGAACGACCGCGAATTCGACGTTGTCGCCTTGATGGTCTTCAGTGACCACGCGGCCTTCCATGCATATGCCGACTCGGCCTCGCATAAAAAGTTCGTCGCAGAGAATCTCACCAAGTTCAAAGGCGTGCGGGTTTTCGACGCCGATGTCGAGCGCGTGGCCGTACCAGACGACGCCAAGGCTGCCAAGTAG
- a CDS encoding phospholipid carrier-dependent glycosyltransferase — translation MKRTQATDSVTAGGPTSGTAPGISISLVLPVARAEQSVAALVQSTEEALARLTTDYEILLVGDGHQQDAELARLAAAKPATLRILHASRPLGYGEALRTGLSAATKSYVGIVAADTQLAPEDVNWLAQLAPRCDVICGYRIDRQDNWLRRTASKAYSMLADLLLGTNVRDCNGALKLFRREVLEQLAPQSDTLFINAELLSKARRQGLAVVEIDVADRKRAAGAPPIAPRQALALLGELAASWWNTIMFPTADTGPNDANSTVCPWHVALLMVVAVFFLFARLTFPLIEPDEARYALIATGMLDSGDWLIPTREGTHYLDKPPLLYWLTLTSYHILGVHDYAARMVTALAGLGTILATFWMGRRLVGERGALLGALMLLLSFGFALSSRFLIMDGLLALFTTATMLSLYLATRGPRLHAGWWLFASLACGLGVMTKGPVTLVLTLPPLVASRWLTREGAKVRLRDWAWFGAGIAAIALPWFIAVAIRQPGFLRYFFWEHHVMRYTTNLVHVEPWWFYGMVLAIGMFPASLLLPILAGYLFRRTPALLNCRTRSQGYLLLSAVWIIGFFSLSTGKLPPYILPALPPLGLLLGAMLDLAIATPINDTFMTRMRRWVPFHGTRLALIGGVILGVADFIVDGGESNQWIECSLLVVGSIVLYWYVSRRSFANNPARWWFAAAVPLALMVVGFVDIYPTIATKRSLAAQVAQFRGEGNNGKTPIICYGRYEDSLMFYNRDTEIRLFNIEQVDEITAYLRAHPRVLILSQEDYVPTLREQLAEEVSINEREFSRGKLFLSVSSVANGQTELSAGAKDKPRR, via the coding sequence TTGAAGCGGACACAAGCCACGGATTCAGTGACAGCCGGAGGGCCGACTAGCGGCACCGCGCCGGGCATCAGCATCTCGCTGGTACTACCAGTGGCCCGTGCCGAACAGAGCGTCGCTGCGCTCGTGCAATCGACCGAGGAAGCTCTGGCTCGGCTGACAACGGATTACGAAATCCTGCTGGTGGGCGATGGCCATCAACAAGACGCCGAGCTGGCCAGGCTGGCCGCTGCAAAGCCCGCGACGCTTCGCATCCTGCACGCGTCACGCCCGCTGGGCTATGGCGAAGCCCTGCGGACAGGGCTGAGTGCGGCCACAAAAAGTTACGTCGGGATCGTTGCGGCCGATACGCAATTGGCCCCCGAAGACGTCAACTGGCTGGCCCAGCTGGCTCCCCGCTGCGACGTAATCTGCGGTTACCGCATCGATCGCCAAGACAATTGGCTTCGCCGCACGGCGTCCAAGGCCTACAGCATGTTGGCGGATCTTCTGCTGGGGACCAATGTGCGCGACTGCAATGGCGCGCTCAAATTATTTCGCCGGGAAGTGCTCGAGCAACTCGCCCCACAATCAGACACGCTGTTCATCAACGCCGAGTTGCTGTCCAAAGCGCGCCGGCAGGGCTTGGCGGTGGTCGAAATCGACGTTGCGGACCGGAAACGTGCCGCTGGCGCGCCGCCTATTGCGCCGCGGCAAGCGCTTGCCTTGTTGGGAGAGTTGGCCGCTTCGTGGTGGAACACGATCATGTTTCCGACCGCGGACACAGGGCCCAACGACGCGAACTCGACAGTGTGCCCCTGGCATGTAGCCTTGTTGATGGTCGTGGCGGTGTTCTTCCTGTTCGCGCGGTTGACGTTTCCACTGATCGAACCGGACGAAGCCCGTTACGCACTGATAGCCACAGGAATGCTCGATTCGGGCGACTGGCTGATCCCCACCCGCGAAGGGACGCACTACCTGGACAAACCGCCGTTATTGTATTGGCTGACATTGACCAGTTATCACATTCTGGGTGTCCATGACTACGCGGCCCGCATGGTCACGGCATTGGCCGGGCTGGGCACGATACTGGCAACGTTCTGGATGGGGCGACGTTTGGTTGGGGAACGGGGTGCCTTGCTGGGCGCCTTGATGCTGCTGCTATCGTTCGGCTTTGCACTGTCGAGCCGGTTTCTGATCATGGACGGGCTGCTGGCCCTCTTTACGACGGCCACCATGCTGAGCCTGTATTTGGCTACCCGAGGTCCGCGTTTGCACGCCGGCTGGTGGCTATTTGCCTCGCTCGCCTGCGGACTGGGCGTGATGACCAAAGGACCTGTCACCCTGGTGCTGACCCTGCCTCCGCTTGTTGCTTCGCGCTGGTTGACGCGCGAGGGGGCCAAGGTGCGTCTACGAGATTGGGCGTGGTTCGGCGCCGGGATCGCCGCGATTGCCTTGCCCTGGTTCATTGCGGTTGCCATTCGCCAGCCTGGTTTTCTCAGGTATTTCTTCTGGGAACATCACGTCATGCGCTATACGACCAACCTGGTTCACGTCGAACCGTGGTGGTTCTATGGCATGGTGCTGGCGATCGGCATGTTTCCGGCGTCACTGCTGCTGCCGATCTTGGCCGGCTACCTGTTTCGTCGCACGCCGGCCTTGTTGAACTGCCGCACGCGCTCTCAGGGTTACTTGCTGCTGTCTGCGGTGTGGATCATCGGGTTCTTTTCACTGTCCACGGGCAAGCTGCCGCCGTATATCCTGCCTGCCCTGCCACCATTGGGTCTCTTGCTGGGAGCCATGCTGGACTTGGCAATAGCGACACCAATCAATGACACGTTCATGACGCGCATGCGTCGCTGGGTCCCCTTTCACGGCACGCGCCTGGCGTTGATCGGCGGCGTGATCCTGGGAGTAGCCGATTTCATCGTCGACGGGGGAGAATCCAACCAATGGATCGAATGCTCCCTTTTAGTGGTAGGGTCCATCGTGCTGTATTGGTATGTTTCGCGCAGATCCTTCGCCAACAATCCGGCACGTTGGTGGTTTGCGGCGGCTGTGCCGTTGGCATTAATGGTCGTCGGCTTTGTGGATATTTATCCGACGATCGCTACCAAGCGTTCGCTGGCGGCGCAGGTCGCGCAGTTTCGCGGCGAGGGAAACAATGGCAAGACGCCGATCATTTGTTATGGGCGGTACGAAGACAGCCTGATGTTCTACAACCGCGATACCGAAATCCGCCTGTTCAACATCGAGCAAGTCGATGAGATCACGGCCTATCTGCGCGCTCATCCGCGCGTGCTGATCCTGTCGCAAGAGGACTATGTCCCCACGCTGCGGGAGCAACTCGCCGAGGAAGTGTCGATTAACGAACGGGAGTTTTCGCGCGGCAAGCTCTTTCTGTCCGTTTCGTCCGTGGCGAACGGTCAAACAGAATTGTCCGCCGGCGCGAAGGACAAGCCCCGCCGTTGA
- a CDS encoding LptF/LptG family permease produces MRLLPRYVLIEFVKVFLVTVTTLTTIMMLAGVAKEAVDQGLGLIHVLQMLPFILPNALLFALPGSMLFATSIVYGRMSGSNEIVAIKSLGINPMTVLWPALVFAFLMSLVCVWLNDVAVSWGFNNVQRVAIEAIDDIAYGMLERQKSFNSNRFSINVQRVNGRQLVKPVVTFAATGENPPLTITAQEAELHKDTQRNILAIVFRQGILHAAKQNSYHFDTEEREIPLHDASGKQETKHHPAHVAMKDVPAEIRWQQGIINQTRQDMSARAAYLLATGDFAALANPHWEEERKNLEFLEGQLSRFYTEPPRRWANGFSCLFFVLIGAPMAIRLRNSDIFTSFFACFLPILVVYYPLLIYGVDAAKDGVLPPSSVWLGNVILALWGIWLMRRVVRF; encoded by the coding sequence ATGCGATTGCTGCCACGCTACGTATTGATCGAATTCGTCAAGGTCTTCCTGGTGACCGTCACCACATTGACAACGATCATGATGCTAGCAGGCGTGGCCAAGGAGGCCGTCGACCAGGGCCTAGGGCTGATCCATGTCCTGCAAATGCTGCCATTTATTCTTCCCAATGCGCTATTGTTTGCGCTGCCGGGCAGCATGCTGTTTGCCACTTCGATCGTTTACGGTCGCATGTCGGGATCGAACGAGATCGTGGCGATTAAATCTCTCGGCATCAACCCCATGACGGTCCTGTGGCCTGCCCTGGTGTTCGCCTTTTTGATGAGCCTGGTCTGCGTGTGGCTGAATGACGTGGCCGTTTCCTGGGGCTTTAACAACGTGCAGCGGGTCGCCATCGAAGCCATCGATGACATCGCTTACGGCATGTTAGAGCGGCAGAAGTCGTTTAACTCGAATCGATTTTCCATCAACGTGCAACGGGTCAACGGGCGGCAGCTGGTTAAGCCCGTGGTCACGTTCGCCGCCACGGGCGAGAATCCTCCGCTGACGATCACGGCCCAGGAAGCGGAACTGCACAAGGATACGCAGCGCAACATCCTGGCCATCGTCTTTCGGCAAGGCATCCTGCACGCGGCCAAGCAGAACAGTTACCACTTCGACACCGAGGAACGCGAGATCCCACTGCACGATGCCAGCGGCAAGCAGGAAACCAAGCACCACCCGGCTCACGTCGCCATGAAAGACGTTCCTGCCGAGATTCGTTGGCAGCAAGGGATCATCAATCAGACCCGGCAGGACATGTCGGCACGCGCGGCCTATCTGTTGGCCACCGGCGACTTCGCGGCGCTCGCGAATCCGCACTGGGAGGAAGAGCGGAAGAACCTGGAGTTCCTCGAAGGACAGTTGTCCCGGTTCTATACCGAGCCGCCGCGACGTTGGGCCAACGGCTTCAGCTGCCTGTTCTTCGTACTTATCGGTGCACCGATGGCGATTCGCCTGCGCAACTCGGACATCTTCACCAGCTTCTTCGCCTGCTTCCTGCCGATCCTGGTGGTGTACTATCCGTTGCTGATCTACGGCGTAGACGCGGCCAAGGACGGCGTATTGCCCCCGTCGAGCGTATGGCTAGGCAACGTCATTCTGGCGTTGTGGGGCATCTGGCTGATGCGCAGGGTCGTCCGGTTCTAG
- a CDS encoding EF-hand domain-containing protein, protein MYAISYFLSPSRLRGIALLAAVLAAPAWASADAPPAGEKPSEQKSATLFQRLDANSDGFITLDEIPQEKQRLLQRLVRSADADKDGKLNADEFSAGLKGSQLAKLAIQPVDGSRGPEGRTDGFEVGALFNRWDANGDGKITAAEVPDERREGFSRLLERADSDSDGALSRGEFDKVRDLVGARLAKLSAATDTVEGSAAAAVAKGNALAMAPKGKALGAAGKALGAGSNDQGAAVVFQTLDKDGDGKLSAEEISKAADSLAALDKDGDGSITLAELQRAQPQLPVAAAAGPNAGKLWQRLLAGDKNRDGKLSEDELPERFRRGFSRLDANGDGTIDQNELATGLERFRGGAGKAE, encoded by the coding sequence ATGTACGCGATTAGCTATTTCCTAAGCCCTTCTCGGCTCCGCGGTATCGCCTTGCTGGCAGCCGTGCTAGCCGCGCCAGCATGGGCCTCGGCCGATGCACCGCCGGCGGGCGAGAAACCTAGCGAACAAAAGAGCGCCACACTCTTCCAGCGACTTGATGCGAACTCGGATGGGTTTATCACCCTGGACGAGATTCCCCAAGAGAAACAGCGACTTCTCCAGCGGCTCGTGCGCAGCGCCGATGCCGACAAGGACGGCAAGCTCAACGCAGACGAGTTCTCTGCCGGGCTGAAGGGTTCGCAACTCGCCAAATTGGCCATCCAGCCAGTCGATGGCTCCCGCGGACCGGAGGGACGTACTGACGGCTTTGAAGTGGGCGCGCTATTCAACCGCTGGGACGCCAACGGTGACGGCAAGATTACCGCGGCCGAAGTTCCCGATGAGCGTCGCGAGGGCTTTTCACGATTGCTGGAGCGAGCGGATTCCGATAGCGACGGAGCGCTCTCGCGCGGCGAATTCGACAAGGTCCGCGACCTGGTAGGTGCGCGCTTGGCAAAACTCTCTGCCGCGACGGACACGGTCGAAGGATCGGCCGCCGCAGCTGTCGCCAAAGGCAATGCGCTGGCAATGGCGCCAAAAGGCAAGGCTCTAGGCGCGGCAGGCAAAGCGTTGGGCGCCGGGAGCAATGATCAGGGTGCCGCGGTCGTCTTTCAAACACTCGATAAGGACGGGGATGGAAAGCTTTCTGCCGAAGAGATCAGCAAGGCCGCGGATTCGCTGGCCGCGCTCGACAAAGATGGCGATGGCTCGATCACCCTCGCCGAGCTGCAGCGGGCGCAACCGCAGCTGCCCGTGGCGGCCGCCGCTGGCCCGAATGCCGGCAAGTTGTGGCAACGGCTATTGGCTGGCGATAAGAACCGAGATGGCAAGTTGAGCGAAGACGAGCTGCCGGAACGCTTTCGGCGGGGATTCAGTCGCCTCGATGCCAACGGTGATGGAACAATCGATCAAAACGAATTGGCAACCGGGTTGGAGCGTTTTCGGGGAGGCGCCGGCAAGGCGGAATAA
- a CDS encoding flagellar biosynthesis anti-sigma factor FlgM, with the protein MQIYGATHVHGPQSINAPHAARLDSAHQTMRSGGATDVVDISEAGRLLEMSAQLPDIRADRVQQLRAQIAEGNYDTAEKLDMAVERLLDEIA; encoded by the coding sequence ATGCAAATCTACGGCGCTACTCACGTTCACGGTCCGCAGTCCATCAATGCCCCGCACGCGGCTCGACTCGATTCCGCCCATCAGACCATGCGGTCTGGCGGCGCGACGGACGTAGTCGACATCTCCGAGGCCGGGCGACTGCTGGAAATGTCTGCTCAGCTGCCCGATATCCGTGCGGACCGCGTTCAACAGCTCCGCGCGCAAATCGCCGAGGGCAATTACGACACAGCCGAGAAGTTGGACATGGCTGTCGAGCGATTGCTGGACGAGATTGCCTAG
- a CDS encoding Fur family transcriptional regulator: MSHDYSLGSVDVSSTPLERFEEFLQSRGKRVTQQRRIIVEHVFSHHEHFDADNLLDELRKHTGDQSVSRPTVYRTLTELVDAGLLRKMVLNDRSVYEHDYGYPQHDHLHCEKCDKLIEFSSDEVKEIREAVARKHQFRALGHRLIITGLCAECSRPKRPTRRLDLI; the protein is encoded by the coding sequence ATGAGCCACGACTATTCCCTCGGATCCGTGGACGTCAGTTCGACGCCATTGGAGCGGTTCGAAGAGTTTCTGCAGAGCCGTGGCAAGCGGGTCACGCAGCAGCGGCGTATTATCGTCGAGCACGTGTTCAGCCATCACGAGCATTTCGACGCCGACAATTTGCTCGACGAGCTCCGCAAACATACTGGCGACCAGTCGGTCAGCCGGCCGACCGTCTACCGCACGCTCACCGAGTTGGTCGACGCTGGGCTGCTGCGGAAAATGGTCCTCAACGACCGCTCGGTCTACGAGCATGACTACGGCTATCCCCAGCACGATCATCTGCACTGCGAAAAGTGCGACAAGCTGATCGAGTTTTCCAGCGACGAAGTGAAGGAAATTCGCGAGGCCGTAGCGCGCAAGCACCAGTTTCGGGCCTTGGGTCACCGGCTGATTATCACTGGCCTGTGCGCCGAGTGCAGCCGCCCGAAACGACCAACCCGCCGGCTGGACTTGATCTAG
- the purB gene encoding adenylosuccinate lyase has product MSHDQYDNPLVARYASAEMSRLWSPQRKFRTWRQLWVALAEAESELGLPITAAQIAALRAKIDTIDFDAAARYERKLRHDVMAHVHAYGDDCPEARGIIHLGATSCYVTDNTDLILLRESLELLRSRLVAAIDRLATFAVRNRSLACLGFTHFQPAQPTTMGKRACLWAYDLVLDLHEVEHRLSTLQARGVKGTTGTQASFLELFAGNHDKVKELERRVAAKMGFAASYPVTGQTYSRKVDAHVLATLSGIAQSAQKAATDWRLLQSRKELEEPFEQDQIGSSAMAYKRNPMRSERICGLARFVIGLEGSAAETAATQWLERTLDDSANRRLTLPQALLATDAILILYENVSAGFEVYPQVIAKHLAEELPFMATENILMAATSAGGDRQDLHERIRRHSQAAAAVVKQQGRPNDLLERLGKDTAFAGVNLEAALDPARFIGRAPEQVDEFVESVVAPIRTRYASAIRTRGTVEV; this is encoded by the coding sequence ATGTCCCACGACCAGTACGACAATCCTCTTGTGGCTCGCTATGCCTCGGCAGAAATGTCCCGGCTGTGGAGTCCGCAGCGGAAATTTCGCACCTGGCGTCAATTGTGGGTTGCCCTGGCCGAAGCCGAATCCGAGTTGGGACTGCCGATCACTGCGGCGCAAATCGCGGCCCTGCGGGCAAAGATCGACACGATCGATTTCGACGCCGCAGCCCGTTACGAACGGAAGCTGCGCCACGACGTAATGGCTCACGTACACGCCTACGGCGACGATTGTCCCGAGGCGCGGGGAATCATCCATCTGGGCGCGACAAGCTGCTATGTGACCGACAACACCGACCTGATCCTGCTGCGCGAATCGCTGGAGCTGTTGCGATCGCGGCTCGTGGCGGCCATCGATCGACTGGCCACGTTCGCCGTGCGGAATCGCAGCCTTGCGTGTCTGGGGTTCACACACTTTCAGCCGGCGCAGCCCACCACAATGGGCAAGCGCGCCTGCCTGTGGGCCTACGACCTGGTGCTTGATCTGCACGAAGTCGAGCATCGTCTGTCGACGTTGCAGGCGCGCGGCGTAAAAGGAACCACCGGCACCCAGGCCAGTTTCCTGGAGTTATTTGCCGGCAACCATGACAAGGTCAAGGAACTGGAACGACGCGTGGCTGCGAAGATGGGCTTTGCCGCATCGTACCCTGTCACGGGGCAGACCTATTCGCGCAAAGTCGACGCCCACGTGCTGGCCACACTGTCGGGCATCGCACAGAGCGCCCAGAAGGCGGCCACCGATTGGCGCCTGTTGCAAAGCCGTAAAGAGTTGGAAGAGCCGTTCGAGCAGGATCAAATCGGTTCGTCGGCGATGGCCTACAAGCGCAATCCCATGCGGTCGGAACGGATCTGCGGCCTGGCGAGGTTCGTGATCGGCCTGGAGGGAAGCGCCGCCGAAACCGCTGCCACGCAATGGCTGGAACGGACGCTGGACGACAGCGCCAATCGCCGTCTGACGTTGCCGCAGGCGTTGTTGGCCACGGATGCGATCTTGATCCTGTACGAAAACGTTTCCGCCGGCTTCGAAGTCTATCCGCAGGTGATCGCCAAGCACCTGGCCGAAGAGCTCCCCTTCATGGCCACCGAGAACATCCTGATGGCGGCCACCAGCGCCGGCGGAGACCGCCAGGACCTGCACGAGCGGATTCGCCGTCACAGCCAGGCCGCGGCCGCGGTGGTGAAGCAACAAGGCCGGCCCAACGACCTGTTGGAACGCCTAGGCAAGGATACCGCGTTCGCCGGGGTGAATCTCGAAGCGGCCCTCGATCCGGCGCGATTCATCGGCCGGGCGCCCGAACAGGTCGACGAGTTTGTGGAATCCGTCGTCGCGCCGATCCGCACGCGCTATGCCAGCGCGATTCGCACACGAGGAACCGTCGAAGTGTGA
- a CDS encoding HD domain-containing protein produces the protein MRDYPHEGLTHDPLHGYIPFTSGGAASETCERQLIDHPWLQRLRQIHQLQTAWWVFPAAEHTRFQHVIGVMHVASRAAATLYDSLAESCPDVPSRGYVESLLRLAGLLHDVGHGPFGHFFDAHFLARFGHTHETIGSQIICNELADLIRGVRRNPHSCLAVGEQLDPVQVAYLITRPTAATDAAAQAPRWLQFLRSLFCGLYTVDNMDFVLRDAYMSGYSLRAFDLDRLLHYTFFSEAGLTIHARGVPALVRFVAARAELFRSLYFHRTVRGIDLTLSDLFADGGDYLFPGDPAERLAEYQKLTEWSLLVDVTRWPDSTDEKQRQLGERWRDLLNRRLRWRMAAERTVFFDPAAGEQGSIFSRPDFFERALRDALPATLRDIPLRVDLARHVNRPGTRGPAAGQNFLFDPARDAIRPLSDSELFRQIPFSYRICRVYSETHEHDEVLAATLDALIGPTAADDATNM, from the coding sequence ATGCGCGATTATCCCCACGAAGGTCTCACTCACGATCCGCTGCACGGCTACATACCCTTTACGTCGGGAGGCGCTGCTAGCGAGACTTGCGAGCGACAGCTGATCGACCATCCATGGCTGCAACGTTTGCGTCAAATCCATCAGCTGCAAACCGCCTGGTGGGTTTTTCCGGCGGCGGAGCATACGCGGTTCCAGCATGTAATCGGGGTGATGCACGTGGCCAGCCGCGCGGCAGCCACTTTGTACGATAGCCTGGCCGAATCCTGTCCCGATGTTCCCAGCCGAGGATACGTCGAAAGTCTATTGCGCCTAGCGGGCTTGCTGCACGACGTCGGGCACGGTCCGTTTGGGCACTTTTTCGACGCCCATTTCCTGGCTCGCTTTGGTCATACGCACGAGACGATCGGCAGCCAGATAATTTGCAATGAGCTAGCAGACCTGATCCGCGGCGTGCGGCGCAATCCGCATAGCTGCCTGGCCGTTGGCGAACAACTCGACCCTGTCCAGGTGGCTTACCTGATCACTCGGCCCACAGCGGCCACGGATGCCGCCGCGCAGGCGCCGCGCTGGCTGCAATTCTTGCGAAGTCTGTTTTGTGGCCTGTACACCGTCGACAACATGGACTTTGTGCTCCGCGATGCCTACATGTCTGGGTATTCGCTGCGCGCTTTCGATCTCGATCGGCTATTGCACTACACATTTTTCAGCGAGGCAGGGCTGACGATTCACGCCCGCGGCGTGCCGGCGCTAGTACGTTTTGTGGCGGCGCGGGCCGAATTGTTTCGATCGCTCTATTTTCACCGCACGGTACGTGGCATAGACCTGACGTTGTCCGATCTGTTTGCTGATGGCGGAGATTACCTGTTTCCTGGCGATCCCGCCGAGCGGCTCGCCGAATATCAAAAACTTACGGAATGGTCGCTGCTGGTCGACGTGACCCGCTGGCCGGACAGCACCGACGAAAAGCAGCGACAGTTGGGGGAACGCTGGCGCGATTTACTCAATCGGCGGCTACGCTGGCGAATGGCCGCCGAGCGGACGGTATTCTTCGATCCCGCGGCCGGCGAACAGGGGAGCATCTTCAGCCGGCCCGATTTCTTCGAGCGTGCGTTGCGCGATGCGCTTCCCGCAACCTTGCGGGACATCCCGCTGCGCGTTGATTTGGCGCGGCACGTCAACCGGCCGGGCACGCGTGGACCAGCCGCGGGGCAAAACTTTTTGTTCGATCCAGCGCGTGACGCCATTCGGCCACTCTCGGACAGCGAGCTATTTCGGCAGATCCCCTTCAGCTATCGCATCTGCCGCGTGTACTCGGAAACGCACGAGCACGACGAGGTGCTGGCCGCCACGTTGGATGCCCTGATCGGCCCCACCGCCGCCGACGATGCCACCAATATGTAA
- a CDS encoding isocitrate lyase/phosphoenolpyruvate mutase family protein, with protein MTTQSRQGDLFCALHCRDRAFVIPNPWDVGSARLLAQLGFEALATTSAGFAFAAGRRDGSMGLASVLAHAGRIVTATPLPVSADLENGFGDAPAIVADTITRAAAVGLVGGSIEDASGRSDDPIYELGLATERLQAAVEAARALPFRFTLTARAENYLHGRADLADTIRRLQAYQEAGADVLYAPGLARREDIVAVVSSVDRPVNVLVGSPGMRLTLDELSLIGVKRVSVGSALARAAYGALLRAAFEMRDLGTFSSLDGAPPFRTLNDMFNP; from the coding sequence ATGACCACCCAGTCGCGCCAAGGAGATCTGTTTTGCGCGTTGCACTGCCGCGACCGCGCCTTCGTTATACCCAACCCCTGGGATGTCGGCTCGGCGCGCCTGTTGGCGCAACTCGGCTTCGAGGCGTTGGCGACTACGAGCGCCGGCTTCGCGTTCGCGGCAGGCCGGCGCGACGGCTCGATGGGGTTGGCAAGCGTGTTGGCACATGCCGGCCGTATCGTGACGGCTACGCCCTTGCCGGTCAGCGCGGACTTGGAAAACGGCTTCGGTGACGCACCCGCCATCGTGGCGGACACCATCACCCGCGCCGCCGCGGTGGGCCTGGTCGGCGGCTCGATCGAAGATGCCAGCGGGCGATCCGATGATCCCATTTACGAGCTGGGGTTGGCCACCGAACGCCTGCAGGCCGCGGTCGAGGCGGCTCGCGCGCTGCCGTTTCGATTCACACTCACGGCCCGCGCCGAGAACTATCTGCACGGGCGTGCGGACCTGGCGGATACCATCCGTCGACTGCAAGCCTACCAGGAGGCGGGCGCCGATGTGCTCTATGCCCCTGGATTGGCCCGCCGCGAAGACATTGTCGCAGTGGTCAGCTCGGTCGATCGACCGGTCAACGTGCTGGTGGGATCGCCGGGTATGCGTCTCACACTGGACGAGCTTTCCTTGATCGGAGTCAAGCGCGTCAGTGTCGGCAGCGCGCTGGCGCGGGCGGCCTACGGAGCGTTATTGCGCGCGGCGTTCGAAATGCGCGACCTTGGGACGTTTTCGTCTCTCGACGGAGCGCCGCCGTTCCGCACGTTGAACGATATGTTCAACCCGTGA